A window of Macaca nemestrina isolate mMacNem1 unplaced genomic scaffold, mMacNem.hap1 Scaffold_500, whole genome shotgun sequence contains these coding sequences:
- the LOC139361457 gene encoding SH3 domain and tetratricopeptide repeat-containing protein 1-like has translation MGSQQSGGHGDWFECRGSGLRLALVVAQNVFLYTGDPNLGLELFEAAGDIFVSGAWEREKAVSFYRDRVLALAMTTGNRKAALQLQLCNKLVALLATLENPQECLEFAYVALALSITLGDQLNERMAYHRLAALHHQLGHGKLAKHFYLKVL, from the exons atgggctcccagcaatctgggggccacggagactgGTTTGAGTGCAGGGGGAGTGGGCTACGGCTAGCCCTGGTG gtggCACAGAATGTGTTCCTGTACACAGGCGACCccaacctggggctggagctgtttgaggcagctggagacatcTTCGTCAGtggggcctgggagcgggagAAAGCTGTGTCCTTCTACcgg gACCGGGTCCTGGCCCTGGCAATGACTACGGGCAACCGCAAGGCGGCGCTGCAGCTACAGCTGTGCAACAAGCTGGTGGCACTGCTGGCCACACTGGAAAATCCCCAGGAGTGCTTGGAGTTTGCCTACGTGGCCCTAGCACTCAGCATCACTCTGG GGGACCAGCTGAACGAGCGCATGGCCTACCACCGGCTGGCCGCCCTGCACCATCAGCTGGGTCATGGCAAGCTGGCAAAGCACTTCTACCTCAAGGTCCTGTAG